A genomic segment from Oncorhynchus clarkii lewisi isolate Uvic-CL-2024 chromosome 14, UVic_Ocla_1.0, whole genome shotgun sequence encodes:
- the LOC139366054 gene encoding LRRN4 C-terminal-like protein has product MMSFCWNWAALLLLLVLTPDLLPTHLINTRPLLTHAIPTSPTVIHPKIQYVTGVGFDYDEDDYTEENASHSPPNYSKTSSASTLIPMQPKPCDYHPCQDNQMPCSQLSAQTGCLCPGLSGVDEPPHAPHLQKLVPGPDGGAEVRWCAPASVVSGYRVLIEDRKGAPLQFRGDSRSGVLGELEAGVKVCVEAVNIAGTSAPSELSCLRYDPPEATNLALRVGVIGGGLGFLLLLSLVSLVLWRRQTCKTGENSAEGLGNPSYSTEGTL; this is encoded by the coding sequence ATGATGTCATTCTGCTGGAATTGGGCAGCTCTGCTCCTTCTACTAGTACTGACCCCTGACCTGCTTCCCACCCACCTCATCAACACCCGACCCCTCCTCACACACGCCATCCCCACCTCCCCGACTGTCATACACCCCAAGATCCAATATGTTACCGGTGTGGGCTTTGACTACGATGAAGATGACTACACTGAAGAGAACGCTTCCCATTCCCCTCCCAATTACAGCAAAACCTCATCAGCTTCTACTCTGATTCCGATGCAGCCCAAGCCCTGTGACTACCACCCCTGCCAGGACAACCAGATGCCCTGCTCCCAGCTCTCTGCCCAGACCGGGTGCCTCTGCCCTGGGCTAAGTGGGGTAGACGAGCCCCCTCACGCGCCACACCTCCAGAAGCTAGTGCCAGGCCCTGATGGAGGGGCAGAGGTACGGTGGTGCGCTCCAGCCTCTGTGGTATCTGGATACCGGGTCCTGATCGAAGATCGAAAGGGAGCGCCTCTCCAGTTCAGGGGTGATTCTCGGAGTGGGgtgctgggggaactagaggcaGGTGTCAAGGTGTGCGTGGAGGCAGTGAACATAGCGGGAACCAGCGCCCCCTCGGAGCTCTCCTGCCTGCGCTACGACCCCCCTGAGGCCACCAACCTGGCCCTAAGGGTGGGGGTCATCGGAGGGGGGCTGGGatttctcctgctcctctccttggTCTCCCTGGTCCTCTGGAGGCGACAGACGTGTAAAACAGGGGAAAACTCTGCCGAGGGGCTGGGGAACCCCTCCTACAGCACGGAGGGAACGCTGTGA